In Cercospora beticola chromosome 3, complete sequence, the following proteins share a genomic window:
- a CDS encoding uncharacterized protein (antiSMASH:Cluster_9): MLRNTLILALISKASGLVARAPTPSSGSHVVTALDQPPAQQTGEYFHAQYYDHAIRPYRAPGRNDSRGPCPMLNSLANHNYINHDGRNIERQDLLDALLRHVGIEESAVDVALSNAFILCEFTTGKHCGTRLANLTLLALPHAFEHDHSFSREDYMMKYNKESNDNLNFNATIFDTSLDVLKGSSHMTYAQMNEIRLQRESLALQSTTPGWLMEQVPIQEFEAGFIFAVMGDPGRPDSQSEPLVRVDWWEYWFANEALPYELGWHRPKPARGMDFVTSASSRILHAAPTHTPSPLPVDAFALFEPEPGKLHTVVDTVTYLLPTNTPYRGTIADRRRQATATSSSDTPRATFKNPYMEMWEMSDIRNQQAMAEMHMQAR, encoded by the coding sequence ATGCTGCGAAACACCCTGATACTCGCGCTTATCTCCAAGGCTTCTGGTCTCGTCGCTCGGGCACCAACACCTTCATCTGGCAGCCATGTCGTGACAGCGTTAGACCAGCCTCCTGCACAACAGACTGGAGAGTACTTCCATGCACAATACTACGATCATGCCATCAGACCGTATCGAGCTCCAGGTCGGAACGACTCGCGTGGCCCTTGTCCCATGCTGAACTCTCTGGCCAACCACAACTACATCAACCACGATGGACGGAACATCGAAAGACAAGATTTACTTGATGCCTTGCTGAGACATGTCGGCATCGAGGAGAGCGCAGTGGACGTAGCATTAAGCAATGCGTTCATCCTCTGCGAGTTCACAACCGGCAAACATTGTGGTACTCGACTGGCGAACTTGACCCTGTTGGCTCTTCCCCATGCATTCGAGCACGACCACTCCTTCTCGCGCGAAGATTACATGATGAAGTACAACAAAGAGTCCAACGACAATTTGAACTTCAATGCTACCATCTTCGATACTTCGCTGGACGTGCTGAAGGGCTCATCCCACATGACCTATGCACAAATGAACGAGATTCGTTTACAACGAGAGTCTCTTGCATTGCAAAGCACAACGCCTGGCTGGTTAATGGAGCAAGTCCCGATCCAGGAATTTGAAGCTGGTTTCATCTTCGCAGTGATGGGTGATCCCGGTCGTCCAGATTCGCAAAGCGAACCTCTGGTGCGTGTGGACTGGTGGGAGTACTGGTTCGCAAACGAAGCATTGCCGTATGAGCTTGGCTGGCATCGTCCCAAGCCAGCTCGAGGCATGGACTTCGTCACCTCTGCGTCTTCGCGGATATTGCACGCTGCACCGACACATACGCCTTCACCGTTGCCAGTAGACGCTTTCGCATTGTTTGAGCCCGAGCCTGGAAAATTGCACACAGTCGTTGACACAGTGACATACTTGCTGCCGACGAATACACCCTATCGAGGCACAATTGCAGACCGGAGGAGGCAAGCTACGGCCACCAGCAGCTCAGATACGCCTCGAGCCACATTCAAGAATCCGTACATGGAGATGTGGGAGATGTCCGACATCAGGAATCAACAGGCAATGGCAGAGATGCACATGCAGGCGCGGTGA
- a CDS encoding uncharacterized protein (antiSMASH:Cluster_9) gives MKLLLTSLLFSAACALPTQRQSETPKALYFLENHPDGGSIVSLELMGNGKLGEPKKTSTEGFGLQSKIYGTGLDFPADPLLSQGAVTVRDNLLFTVNSGSNTISLFTIDPERPWDITLVGTADSLGEFPVSIDYSPKLRKACVLNGGAVGGIACYHVGESYELHQDGPFRPFPAGLRNNTTPMQGPPNSTAQISFNPNQDAVFASIKGDHTASPQLPGNMLIWPVDEMGMIRSESDPIIGQVDGIPMDYAFTWISPSRLFLIDPSYGGSILSFGPAPDYQIREDNHLYVPAQNFSCWSAWEPSSKTLYMVDAMSPYIFTLDEETGEYKDEIYVDIPVDGQYAFGKDELGILDVDIVDGYMYGCSGTGGIPIFDLKTNQQIEYVDLTSILDGKFMQGMTHWPKMGDDLVLRSE, from the exons ATGAAGCTTCTACTCACCTCTTTACTCTTCTCTGCGGCTTGCGCACTGCCTACACAGCGCCAGTCAGAAACGCCGAAAGCTCTATACTTCCTCGAAAATCATCCCGATGGTGGCTCAATCGTTTCATTAGAGTTGATGGGCAATGGCAAGCTTGGAGAACCTAAGAAGACCTCGACAGAAGGATTCGGTCTGCAATCAAAAATCTATGGCACTGGCTTGGACTTTCCAGCAGACCCTCTCTTGTCACAAGGTGCGGTCACTGTCCGGGACAAC CTGCTTTTCACTGTCAACTCAGGAAGCAATACTATTTCACTCTTCACAATCGACCCAGAGCGACCCTGGGACATCACACTTGTTGGCACTGCAGACTCCCTTGGCGAGTTCCCAGTCTCGATCGACTATTCTCCAAAGCTGCGCAAGGCTTGCGTTCTCAATGGTGGCGCTGTCGGAGGCATCGCTTGCTATCACGTCGGCGAGTCTTATGAGTTGCACCAAGACGGACCTTTCCGACCTTTTCCAGCCGGCTTGAGGAACAATACCACGCCGATGCAAGGCCCTCCAAACTCCACTGCCCAGATCAGCTTCAACCCAAATCAGGACGCCGTGTTTGCTAGCATCAAAGGAGATCACACTGCATCACCGCAACTACCAGGTAATATGCTCATTTGGCCAGTTGACGAGATGGGCATGATTCGATCGGAGTCGGACCCAATTATTGGTCAGGTTGATGGCATTCCAATGGACTATGCTTTCACTTGGATCTCACCATCTCGCCTGTTCCTCATCGATCCTTCTTATGGTGGCTCGATCCTCTCTTTCGGCCCTGCCCCAGACTACCAGATCCGGGAAGACAATCACCTCTACGTGCCTGCACAGAATTTCTCTTGCTGGTCTGCTTGGGAGCCTTCGAGCAAGACACTTTACATGGTTGATGCCATGAGCCCTTACATCTTTACGCTTGACGAGGAGACTGGTGAATACAAAGATGAGATCTATGTCGATATTCCTGTTGATGGCCAATATGCTTTCGGCAAGGATGAGCTTGGAATCTTGGATGTGGACATTGTTGATGGTTACATGTATGGCTGCTCTGGAACTGGTGGTATTCCAATCTTTGATCTCAAGACGAATCAACAGATCGAATACGTTGATCTCACAAGTATCCTCGACGGCAAGTTCATGCAAGGCATGACACATTGGCCAAAGATGGGTGATGATCTCGTGCTCAGGAGCGAGTAG
- a CDS encoding uncharacterized protein (SMCOG1193:glutathione S-transferase~antiSMASH:Cluster_9) — protein sequence MSFGTLYTRPFNPRTPAILAVAKSYGLDLATKTIVSAEDASDEYLDLNPLGKIPTLVAANGFVVSECIAVALYVASQKDDSTLLGDSKEDYASIVRWISFANMEILLHLGGWFNPIIGRRPFVQAEVDESMKQTNKRMDILEKHLEGRTYLVGDRLSLADMFVTGVVAGGFMFFFDQAWRESHPNVTRWFLNVYEQPIYAGVAGKAILVEKARPNAPPRPRQAEEAPRSAAQETNRSIGVSA from the exons ATGTCGTTCGGAACTCTTTACACACGTCCA TTCAATCCGCGCACGCCAGCCATCTTAGCAGTTGCAAAGTCGTACGGCTTGGACTTGGCCACCAAGACCATCGTTTCTGCAGAAGACGCAAGCGACGAATATCTGGACCTGAACCCACTTGGGAAGATTCCTACCTTAGTGGCAGCTAATGGATTTGTCGTCTCCGAATGCATTGCCGTCGCTCTCTATG TGGCTTCGCAGAAGGACGACAGCACATTGCTCGGCGATAGCAAGGAAGACTACGCTTCTATAGTGCGATGGATATCATTTGCAAACATGGAGATTCTCTTGCATCTCGGTGGATGGTTCAACCCAATCATTGGCCGAAGACCCTTCGTGCAAGCAGAAGTCGATGAGAGCATGAAGCAAACGAACAAACGAATGGACATATTGGAAAAGCACCTCGAAGGACGCACGTATCTAGTTGGAGATCGTCTCAGCTTAGCAGACATGTTTGTGACAGGTGTCGTTGCTGGAGGCTTCATGTTCTTCTTTGATCAAGCCTGGCGGGAAAGTCATCCGAATGTGACGCGGTGGTTCCTCAACGTTTACGAGCAGCCAATTTACGCTGGAGTAGCAGGCAAAGCAATATTGGTAGAGAAAGCAAGGCCGAATGCACCACCTCGACCAAGACAGGCTGAGGAAGCGCCTCGCTCAGCAGCTCAAGAGACAAACCGGTCGATTGGCGTTTCAGCATAG
- a CDS encoding uncharacterized protein (antiSMASH:Cluster_9), with translation MSFEGLGTFNPVLDLGREAGLLLTRRLKRLPRRTKSDDGKPCDTCSAQAHARSRSQSSADDVMIISRSAKARRILGLATAADEPIRREIFSYDRDSQCSRSCSDCQSGRSSSRVSEDSSQSSFVLSDDSEDEEEGVAKEDKSDADSESANQSEKVDLEKQCHIIKARHSHETCRWCQHDSHQDNERPKEVDDPKALVRAKVVTKLLCAIANSRDQNMFLTPAALRPSFQANTTSTTRSIHAYDDGTEKEAIEKEQLRKRNVMSRIITSLDNLFDWYGSRQRLLRIDPYTVRLPAHFDVEASSVNMDDYVKDLEKRQTKAKRQLGWCHTIGFILFLACVLVALALVISSNPVRRP, from the coding sequence ATGTCTTTCGAAGGACTAGGAACATTCAATCCTGTTCTCGACCTGGGCAGAGAAGCTGGCCTTCTACTAACTCGACGCTTGAAACGCTTACCACGAAGGACCAAGAGCGATGATGGCAAGCCTTGTGATACATGTTCAGCACAAGCACAtgctcgaagcagaagtcAATCCAGTGCCGACGATGTCATGATTATTAGCAGGAGTGCCAAAGCGCGCAGAATTCTGGGTCTGGCCACCGCTGCTGATGAACCTATCCGCCGCGAGATCTTCAGCTACGATAGAGATAGCCAATGCTCACGTAGTTGCTCAGACTGTCAAAGTGGCCGTTCGTCCTCAAGGGTATCGGAAGACTCTTCACAATCGTCGTTTGTTCTCTCTGATGAtagcgaggatgaagaggagggagTGGCCAAGGAAGACAAGTCGGATGCTGACTCTGAGAGTGCGAATCAATCTGAAAAAGTGGACCTCGAGAAGCAATGCCACATCATCAAGGCACGTCACTCGCACGAGACCTGTCGTTGGTGCCAACACGACTCACACCAAGACAATGAGAGACCCAAGGAAGTCGATGACCCCAAAGCACTCGTTCGTGCAAAGGTCGTAACTAAGCTTCTCTGTGCCATTGCGAACAGCCGAGATCAAAACATGTTCCTCACACCCGCGGCTCTTCGGCCTTCATTCCAAGCCAACACAACAAGCACGACTAGAAGCATCCATGCCTACGACGACGGTACTGAGAAAGAAGCGATCGAGAAAGAACAACTTCGCAAGAGAAATGTCATGTCCCGAATCATCACCTCTCTAGACAATCTTTTCGACTGGTACGGATCTCGACAAAGACTGCTTCGAATCGACCCTTATACTGTCCGCTTGCCTGCTCATTTTGACGTTGAGGCAAGTTCTGTCAATATGGATGACTACGTCAAAGATCTGGAAAAGAGGCAGACGAAAGCTAAAAGACAACTTGGCTGGTGTCATACGATTGGTTTCATCTTGTTTTTGGCTTGTGTGCTTGTTGCATTGGCACTTGTCATTTCTTCGAATCCTGTTCGGAGGCCTTGA
- a CDS encoding uncharacterized protein (SMCOG1022:Beta-ketoacyl synthase~antiSMASH:Cluster_9) — protein MTGDSPDERAVAHELIVELLAHQFAFPVQWIETQKNLLAQEGGVDRLIELGPSSTLLSMAKKSLLSITSDGDRPIDQPLDLYSASQNLAEACYQYESQAEAATVMIQAESTPPSSTASVPAEPQATLARPAEPGVIAESPLNPEDIVRIHVARKLKKPINQISPLLSIKELCNGKSTLQNEIVGDMYTEFGILPDRPEDVALRDLTSAADDGTVVQLGRVSLMLVGKLVSSRMPAGFNVDVIRKQLLNKWGLGASIQSGILLYALLAEPESRLTSAQVAEQYWDEAALRYAEFQGLSLRVSTSKKSDDATNAPTVDAATLAAVNQSQTRLAQKQLEALAEYLQIDLSNTKVDELAREQIAELQQKLDAVTAEFSDDFLAGISPTFDARQTRRYNSWWNCARRDLLDVFRGDVFANKLATDDLGQAIYLRLMANRSDHNLAKQACTLDAIMRHKAHADLEHEFILFADRLLDALSSGAQSAPRALPVLRPRAPRTLVTARGDIVATTVARSELQVPTAYADFLRNPALSVSSAKGPGIAVKQLSHGRWLANDDVTERLLDLFANSLTDGIPFGGKNVLITGASPNSIGAEVARILLQGGAHVIVTTSRAVSQSATYFKTMYRECGAKNSELRVVQFNGASAKDCERLIDYVYSDSGLHLDLDAILPFAATAEAGVEAGEVTAANELAHRLMLVNVFRLLGRIIKNKRDRGIDCHPTQVLLPLSPNHGIFGGDGLYSESKLGLESLLNRVTSESWANELSVCGVEIGWTRSTGLMAANDIVAEAIEKHGVITFSSQEMAFNIAMLLTQEMVDVCEDQPVLVDYGGGLASLPNCQSVLAKARQSIDLEAQIARAVQEEDVLERGPSKVRDLNKDVPQSVATLQIGFPRSLRYDTDLAPLHRLQALNFPENTVVVVGFAELGPWGSARLRWEMESRGKLSPSGLVEMAWLMGLITHCEGERKEGHYVGWVDAKTNEIVHEAEIERRYGNYITEHTGIRFVEPETAGYDPAKKEYFEELAIEEDMPAFEVSNDIADAFRLRHGENVSVHRLQGSDSSRVQVKKGATIFVPKTTPFPWGAVAGQLPTGWNPERHGIPDDLAHQLDPATLVTLCGVMEAFYSAGIPDPFEIFKHMHLSELGNFIGSSMGGALKTKNLYKDAFLERPMDSDVLQDTYLNTTAAWVNMLLVGSAGPIKTPVGACATGLESIDAALESIGAGKTKMCIVGGFDDLQEDEAYGFSKMKATVNVAEELAAGRLPSEMSRPTAESRAGFVESHGCGIQIVCRGDVALEMGLPIYAILSGSAMASDKIGRSVPAPGQGVLSFARESNPGAPVDFAAVDWQSKFPGAKSSQDVSSLHSRSSSVTPTPPSSLPQDSPRSMSTNASTAPTTPLDTWQIGPPLSDTGRSTSASISPLRASLLRWGLDVNDLDIASLHGTSTKANDLNEPDVICQQMNHLGRSDASPLWAVCQKSVTGHPKAPAAAWMLNGCLQIVNSGIVPGNRNADNVDPALRRFKHLCFPTESVHLAEDVKAFLVTSFGFGQKGGQLVGIAPKYFLASLTEVEHESYAARTAKRQRVANRRYVEAVLDNTIVKIQAESPYRAEDASRVYLNPLARVCESTDIPGSYRFNPADLRDSSSPQTALSTWTAQEILRGRHSPGVAEAAKSCKTWIEKQNVQATSTVGIDVVQLNDFKSHENPIFIERNYTLGEVRYAKQSVDRRRAYAGRWAAKEAVFKCLRARSRGAGAAMKDIEVLRESKDDGPAIMLHGAALDHARSSGLETVQVSLSYGEDCVVAVALGLRGDGKPTYAL, from the exons ATGACGGGCGACAGTCCTGATGAGCGGGCAGTTGCTCACGAGCTCATTGTCGAGCTGCTGGCTCATCAATTCGCCTTTCCCGTGCAATGGATCGAAACGCAAAAGAATCTGTTGGCGCAAGAGGGCGGAGTGGATCGACTCATCGAACTGGGTCCATCCAGCACGCTTCTGAGCATGGCCAAGAAGAGCCTGCTGTCCATCACTTCAGACGGGGACAGACCCATTGATCAACCACTGGACCTCTACTCCGCATCTCAAAATCTGGCAGAAGCATGCTATCAGTACGAATCACAAGCCGAGGCTGCCACTGTCATGATACAAGCAGAGTCAACGCCGCCTTCCAGCACTGCCTCAGTACCTGCGGAGCCTCAAGCTACCCTGGCAAGACCGGCTGAACCTGGTGTGATTGCTGAATCTCCCTTGAATCCGGAAGACATTGTCAGAATACATGTGGCACGAAAACTCAAGAAGCCAATCAATCAAATCTCCCCACTCTTGTCGATCAAGGAACTCTGCAATGGCAAATCGACACTGCAGAACGAGATTGTGGGCGACATGTACACGGAGTTCGGAATACTCCCCGATCGCCCAGAAGATGTAGCTTTGCGGGATCTTACAAGTGCTGCTGACGATGGCACTGTTGTACAATTGGGTAGAGTGTCGCTGATGTTGGTTGGGAAACTGGTTTCGTCAAGGATGCCAGCCGGATTCAACGTTGATGTAATCCGCAAGCAGCTCTTGAACAAATGGGGCCTCGGTGCATCTATACAATCTGGCATTCTACTCTACGCTCTGTTAGCGGAGCCGGAGAGCCGCCTGACCTCCGCACAAGTTGCAGAGCAGTACTGGGACGAAGCTGCACTTCGATATGCCGAGTTTCAAGGCCTCTCCTTGAGAGTATCGACTAGCAAAAAATCTGATGACGCTACAAATGCGCCAACTGTAGATGCTGCAACGCTTGCCGCTGTAAACCAATCGCAGACGCGTCTTGCACAGAAGCAACTGGAAGCCCTGGCAGAATATCTACAGATTGACCTGTCTAACACAAAGGTGGACGAGTTGGCGCGAGAACAGATagcagagctgcagcagaaacTGGATGCAGTAACCGCCGAGTTTTCTGATGACTTCCTCGCTGGAATATCGCCGACGTTCGATGCTCGACAAACTCGAAGATACAACAGCTGGTGGAATTGTGCTCGACGAGACTTGCTAGACGTCTTCCGTGGAGACGTTTTTGCCAACAAGCTGGCTACTGACGATCTCGGGCAAGCAATTTACCTCCGACTGATGGCCAACAGGAGCGACCACAATCTGGCCAAGCAGGCATGCACACTTGATGCGATAATGCGACACAAGGCGCATGCTGATCTAGAGCATGAATTCATTCTCTTCGCCGACCGACTCCTCGATGCACTGTCATCCGGCGCGCAAAGTGCACCGCGCGCGCTTCCAGTCCTACGTCCTCGAGCTCCACGTACCCTTGTGACGGCTCGTGGCGATATTGTTGCAACGACAGTAGCACGTTCAGAACTCCAGGTACCCACAGCTTATGCGGACTTTCTCAGGAACCCTGCGCTGTCTGTATCATCGGCCAAGGGCCCTGGAATCGCTGTGAAGCAGCTCAGTCACGGACGATGGCTTGCCAACGATGATGTTACTGAGAGGTTGCTCGACCTCTTTGCGAACTCGTTGACTGATGGGATACCATTCGGCGGCAAGAATGTCTTGATCACAGGTGCCAGCCCTAATTCGATCGGTGCTGAAGTTGCCCGCATACTTCTGCAAGGCGGAGCGCATGTCATTGTTACCACCAGTCGCGCGGTCTCACAGTCGGCGACATATTTTAAAACAATGTATCGAGAATGCGGCGCAAAGAATTCGGAGCTCCGAGTCGTACAATTCAACGGTGCAAGTGCGAAAGATTGCGAGAGACTGATAGACTATGTCTACAGCGATTCTGGTTTACATCTCGATCTCGACGCGATACTCCCCTTCGCAGCAACCGCGGAAGCTGGCGTCGAAGCTGGCGAGGTCACTGCGGCGAATGAATTGGCACATCGGCTGATGCTTGTCAATGTCTTTCGCCTACTGGGTCGCATTATCAAGAATAAACGAGACAGAGGTATCGACTGCCATCCGACGCAAGTCCTCCTGCCTCTCTCACCAAATCATGGCATCTTTGGCGGCGATGGGTTATATTCCGAAAGCAAGCTTGGCTTAGAGAGTCTCTTGAACCGGGTCACGTCCGAGTCCTGGGCCAATGAGCTATCAGTTTGTGGTGTTGAGATCGGCTGGACCAGATCAACTGGTCTCATGGCTGCAAATGACATTGTGGCCGAAGCGATTGAGAAACACGGCGTCATCACGTTCTCGAGCCAGGAGATGGCCTTCAACATTGCCATGCTCCTAACACAAGAAATGGTCGATGTTTGCGAAGACCAGCCAGTGCTCGTCGATTACGGAGGCGGGCTTGCATCACTCCCAAATTGCCAATCAGTGTTGGCAAAGGCGCGACAAAGCATCGACCTTGAAGCACAGATAGCACGGGCAGTACAGGAAGAGGATGTTCTGGAGCGTGGGCCATCGAAGGTTCGTGACTTGAACAAAGATGTACCGCAGTCTGTGGCCACTCTACAGATCGGATTCCCTCGCTCGTTACGCTATGATACCGACCTCGCACCCTTGCATCGCCTTCAGGCTCTCAACTTCCCCGAAAACACAGTTGTTGTCGTTGGGTTCGCTGAATTAGGTCCCTGGGGCAGCGCGCGTCTTCGCTGGGAGATGGAAAGTCGTGGCAAGCTGAGCCCATCTGGGCTAGTTGAGATGGCTTGGCTAATGGGACTTATCACACATTGCGAAGGCGAGAGAAAGGAAGGACATTATGTCGGCTGGGTCGATGCGAAGACAAATGAGATCGTTCACGAAGCCGAAATTGAACGAAGATATGGAAACTACATCACAGAGCATACTGGAATACGATTTGTGGAGCCCGAGACTGCCGGTTATGACCCAGCAAAGAAAGAATACTTCGAAGAACTCGCCATCGAAGAAGACATGCCCGCATTCGAAGTCAGTAACGACATCGCAGATGCGTTCCGGCTACGCCATGGCGAGAACGTCTCTGTCCATCGACTCCAAGGATCAGATTCAAGCCGGGTGCAAGTCAAGAAAGGAGCAACAATCTTCGTACCCAAAACGACACCGTTCCCCTGGGGCGCTGTAGCAGGGCAGTTGCCGACTGGATGGAATCCCGAGCGACACGGCATCCCCGATGACCTGGCTCACCAATTAGACCCTGCGACTCTTGTAACATTATGCGGCGTGATGGAGGCATTCTATTCTGCTGGTATTCCTGACCCTTTCGAGATCTTCAAACACATGCACTTATCTGAGTTGGGCAACTTCATCGGGTCGAGCATGGGTGGAGctttgaagacgaagaacctTTACAAGGACGCTTTTCTCGAACGACCGATGGACAGTGACGTCCTCCAAGACACTTATCTCAACACAACTGCAGCATGGGTCAATATGTTGCTCGTTGGCTCGGCAGGCCCAATCAAGACTCCCGTAGGTGCATGTGCGACTGGATTAGAGTCGATCGACGCAGCCCTGGAATCCATCGGCGCGGGAAAAACAAAAATGTGCATTGTCGGGGGCTTCGACGATCTTCAGGAAGACGAGGCATATGGCTTCTCAAAGATGAAGGCAACAGTAAACGTTGCAGAAGAGCTTGCTGCAGGACGACTTCCCTCTGAGATGTCTCGACCTACTGCGGAAAGTCGTGCTGGGTTCGTGGAATCTCATGGCTGCGGCATTCAGATTGTATGTCGAGGCGATGTTGCATTGGAGATGGGCCTTCCAATCTATGCCATACTTTCCGGATCTGCCATGGCATCTGACAAGATCGGACGTTCAGTGCCAGCTCCCGGACAAGGCGTACTTTCTTTTGCCAGAGAGTCGAATCCTGGAGCTCCAGTCGACTTCGCTGCAGTAGACTGGCAAAGCAAGTTCCCTGGTGCGAAGTCCTCCCAAGATGTATCCTCGCTCCACTCCCGTTCATCCTCTGTGACGCCTACGCCTCCTTCATCACTACCGCAGGATTCTCCTCGTTCGATGTCCACCAATGCTTCTACTGCGCCAACCACACCTCTAGACACATGGCAAATCGGACCTCCTCTCAGCGACACTGGAAGATCAACATCGGCCAGCATCTCACCATTACGCGCATCGCTGTTGCGCTGGGGTCTCGATGTCAACGATCTCGACATCGCGTCCCTTCATGGCACAAGCACGAAGGCGAACGATTTGAACGAGCCAGATGTCATATGCCAGCAAATGAACCACCTGGGCAGATCTGATGCGTCACCACTGTGGGCCGTCTGTCAAAAGTCTGTCACAGGGCATCCCaaagctcctgctgctgcatggaTGCTCAATGGCTGCCTGCAAATTGTCAACAGTGGAATAGTCCCGGGCAATCGTAATGCAGACAATGTGGACCCAGCGTTACGACGATTCAAGCATCTGTGCTTCCCAACAGAGTCTGTACATCTGGCTGAAGACGTCAAGGCATTCCTTGTGACCTCCTTCGGATTTGGACAAAAGGGCGGACAGCTTGTAGGCATCGCACCAAAGTATTTCCTGGCCTCTTTGACCGAAGTGGAACACGAAAGCTACGCAGCACGCACTGCGAAGCGTCAAAGGGTGGCGAACAGAAGATATGTTGAAGCTGTTTTGGACAACACCATTGTGAAGATCCAGGCTGAATCGCCTTATCGCGCCGAGGATGCCAGCCGCGTCTACCTCAATCCTCTAGCCCGTGTTTGCGAGAGCACTGATATTCCGGGATCCTACCGCTTCAACCCTGCTGACTTGCGTGACTCGTCCAGTCCACAAACTGCTTTATCTACATGGACCGCACAAGAGATCCTACGTGGCCGGCACAGTCCAGGCGTtgccgaagctgccaaaTCTTGCAAGACATGGATCGAAAAGCAAAATGTGCAAGCGACGAGTACTGTGGGTATCGATGTGGTGCAATTGAACGACTTCAAATCACATGAAAACCCGATCTTTATCGAGCGCAATTACACTTTGGGCGAAGTGAGGTATGCAAAGCAGAGCGTCGACAGACGCAGAGCATATGCTGGAAGATGGGCGGCCAAAGAGGCTGTCTTTAAATGCTTACGGGCGCGAAGccgtggtgctggtgctgcgatgAAAGATATTGAAGTTTTGAGAGAGAGCAAGGACGATGGTCCTGCGATTATG CTCCACGGCGCTGCTCTGGATCATGCACGCTCGTCCGGCCTGGAGACAGTTCAAGTGAGCTTGAGTTATGGTGAAGACTGTGTAGTGGCAGTTGCACTGGGACTTAGAGGCGATGGAAAACCTACGTACGCCTTGTGA